A window of Planctomycetota bacterium genomic DNA:
GGCGTCCCGGACCGCCCAGGGATCCTCGAACAGACGGCCGCGAAGGGCGTCGAAGCTCCGGGCCGCCTGCTCCCGCAGGAAATCCAGCGCCGCCCGGAGCGGCGCCCGCCAGGACTGGTTCCAGCCCTCCCGCCCGCCGGCCTGGCAGCCGCAGTCGCGCGCCCACCGCCCCACGCCGTGCGCGCAGCTCCAGGAGGTGCCCTCGCCCCCCGGCCCCGTCTCGATCTCCACCTCGTGCGCCGGCGGATGCTGCTCCAGGAACTCCCCGTAATTGGTCACGCGGAAGCCGCGCCCGGGCGCTTCCACGGCCAGCGCGTGCGCCAGACACCGTTCCCCGAAGCGGAAATGGTGCCCGTACGTCTCCCCGTCCGTCGCCACGTGCACCAGACGGCCCTCGCGCGGCCCCGCGCCGGCCAGCCGGTCCACGAAGAGCCGGCTGGAATGGAGAATCCCCTCGAACGCCACCGCGTGCGACACCGGCCCGTCGTAAAAGAAAATCGCCAGGGACCGACCCGATCCGTCCCGGTGAAAGTACCGGTAGGCGAGGCGGGGATCGATCTCCCCGCCGGAGGCGGCCACCCAGTCGCGCCGCGGCCCCCCCAGGGGGCGCACCCGCCGCGCCTGGTACGGCGAAAGAATCGTGAAGCGGACGCCTTCCTCGATCAGAACTCCCAGCGTCTCGTCGTTGCAGGCCGTCTCGGGAAGCCAGAACCCCTCGGGCCGGCGACCGAAACGGTGGGCGAAGTCCGCGATCCCCCAGCGCACCTGCGTCCGCAGGTCCCGGGCGTTGCACAGCGGCAGAATGACGTGGTTATACCCGTGCGCCAGGGCATTGCCGTGGCCGCCCCGCTGCCGCGCGCTCCGGCGGTCCGCCTCGAGGATCCGGGCATATGTGTCCGGATGGCGCCGCTCCAGCCACGACAGAAGCGTCGGCCCGAAATCGAAGCTGATCAGCTCATAGACGTTGACGATCCGCTCGATGCGCCCGGCCCCGTCGGCGATGCGCGCCCAGGCGGTGGGCCGGTAGCACTCGCGGTAGATCCGCTCGTTCCAATCATGAAACGGATGCGCCTCCGGCTGGCGGTCCACCTCCCCCGTCCAGGGATTCTCCCGCGGCGGCTGATAAAAGTGGCCATGGACGACGACGGCCGGGTCGCCGGAACTCATCACGCCTCGTTCTCCCCCTGTGCGCTTCCCGGCGGCGCCCTGGCAAGGCGGCGCCGGATCGCGATTCACGAAAGACGGGACGTCTCCTCCCCACCGGAGAGGGGCTTCAGGGGCGGGAATCCCCCGCGTTCCGGGATTCGTAATTCGCGATTCGGATCCTGTCCCTGAACGCCTGCGTCAAAGAGAAGCGGCCGCGCGGCCCCGAGGGACCGTTCGGCGCGCTCTATAGATCCGGAAACCGGTCCGATGTTACGCCGCTTCCGCAGGAGGCCCTAGGTGAACGTGTGAAGGGCATGGACCGGCTGGACGATCCCGGCCAGGACCCGTCCCACAAGATCCTCCGGCGCGGCCCGGGCCACGTCCGACAGGCTCAGAAGGCCCACGAGCTTCCCCTCTTCGTCCACGACCGGGAGCCGGCGAACCTGATTGACCTGCATGACGCGGGCGGCCACTTCGAGATCCTGGTCCGGCCGGCAGGCGATCACGTCCTGGCTCATGACCTCGCCGACCGCCGTGGACGCGGCGGGCCGCCCCGCGGCGATCACGCGCACGGCGATGTCCCGATCGGTGATGATGCCCACGAGAAGATCCCCGTCCACAACCGGCAGGGCCCCCAGCCCGAACGCGCGCATGCGCCCGGCCGCCTCCTTGACCGTGGCGCGGACGCGCACGGTTTCCACGAAACCCGTCATGATCTCTCTGACCTGGACCACGGAAGACCTCTTCCGACCTTTGGCTCTCGGTCGTCTCATACGATCCCGCCTCCGCGTCGCTTCGGCGGGCCCGCCGACGGCGTCCATCCCTGTGATCCGGGGGACCCCGGGACGTTATGGTCCCCGGACGGTCAGGCCGGCTGCAGCATGAACGTGCGGTAGTCGAGGTCGCGCACGCGGCGCAGAATCCAGGGATATCCCACGGCCAGCGCCGCCAGCCCCGCCGCCACCGTTCCGTAGCCGTAGTACGGAAGCCCCAGAAGCGCCGTGGCCGCCGTGCCCAGCGCGCTCGCCACGAAGTACGCCAGCGTCATCCCGAGCGCCGGCCGATAAAGCGCCAGGTGCAGCCCCGCCAGCAGAAGCGCCAGAACCAGAGCCTGAAGGTACGCGCCCAGGCAGGCCGCCCGGAACACGTAGTACTGCACGCGGTCCAGGCGGAGCGCCTCCAGCAGACGAGGGGCCACGAGAATCACCAGGCCCGTGAGCACCCCCTGGAGGAGAGCCACCTGCCGCACGCCGCGCTCGAGGGATCCGCGGATGCGCGCGTGCGCCCCCCGGATCGCGTCCAGGTCCGCCCCATGGCGAATGGCGCCGAAGAACTTCCGGTATGCTCCGTGGAAGGAGACCTCGATCCGCACGAAGACGAGCGCCAGGGCCGGCACGATGGTGAGGTACGCGAGAAACACGGCGTTATCGTAGAGGGGAAACGCCGTCAACCCGAGAGGCAGCCGCACGGCGGTGGGCCCGGCCCACAGGATCAGCTTGTCCACCCAGACGCCCCCGGCATAGGCCACTCCGATCAGCATGAGCATCGGGTAGCGCATGAACGTGCGCGCGAACGCGAACCGCGCTCCGTCCGACGAAGGGAACTCCGCCCGCAGCCGCGCCCCGAGGAGGGCCGCCGTCACCGCATGCCCGATCGCGAAGGCGAACAGAAGACCCGGCACCCCGAGCGGCGCCGCCAGTCCCCAGGCCGCCCCCAGCCCGGCTCCCACGCCCCCCGCGAAGGCGGCCACGATCGTCCCGTAGTCGCGAATCGTCCCCAGGAAAATCATCGCGTTCCACACCTGACCGACCGACCCGAAGAAGGCGGCTTCCGCCGCCGCCAGAAGCAGGGGCGGCCGCGTCAGCGCCGCGAAAACCGCCGCCGCCCCGAGATGCAGAACCAGGGAAACCGCCGCCGCGCCCGCCGCGCACGGAACCACGCTCCCCGTCCGCCCCAGGTAGAGCTCGTCGCTCACATGCCGGGCCACCACGAGTTGAAAAAGGCCCGTCAGAATCATCGACCCGCCGTAGCCGTACAGCACGATGGCCTGGAAGATGCTGCGCTCCACTTCCCCGCGCCCGCCCCAGTCCATCCACGTCACCGCCACCATGAAGAACGAGGTCAACAGCCACGGGCCCGCCATGGCGACCCCGGCATAGACGTATCCCAGCGCCTGCGCCCCATAGAAGGGGCTGCGGAGCATCCTCCGAAGGGCCAGGCTAACGCCCGCCATCCGTCACCCCTTTGCGGCGCGCCTCCGCCAGGCTCCGGTAAAGCTCGAGGTACGCCTCCCGCACCTGATCCAGCCGATAATACGCCCGCACCCTCCGCCGCCCCGCTTCGCCCATCGCCCGGCGAAGTTCCGGATCCCGCGCCAGCCGAAGTATCGCCCGCGCCGTATCCTCGGGATCGGCCACCCGCGTCACCAGACCCGCCGGACCCAGCGCCCGATCCTCCGGCGTGCGCCCCTCGAGCAACTCCCGGCACGACCCGACGTCCGTCGCCACCACCGGAATCCCGCAGGCCATCGCCTCGAGCACCGCCAGCGGCTGCCCCTCGCTCAGGCTCGTGAGCACCGACACGTCCAACGCCTCGTAGTAGCGCCGCGCGTCCACCTTGCCCGTGAATTCCACGATCCCCGCGAGCCCCAGCACCTCCGCCATCTGCCGGCATTCCGCGGCGTAGGATTCATCCTCCGCCGTCGGCCCGATCACCGACACCCGCGGCGGGCGTTCCGGCATCCGGCCCGCCACGATCGCGCAGGCGGACAGGAACGTCTTGATGTCCTTGATCGGGACCACGCGCCCCACGAGCCCCACATGAAACCGATCCGAAGGCCGCCGGCGCCGCGCCACCTCCTCGAACCCCCGTACGTCCACCCCGTTCGGCACCACCCGCGTCCGCTCCGGCGGCGCCCCCCGCTCGATCTGATACCGGCGGTACTCCTCGAACAGCGTGATAAGGACATCCGCCTGCTCGTAGGTCACGCCCTCCATCGCCTGGAACATGCGGTTCCACCACTCGCGGAAGAGATTCCCCACGCCCCTCGCTTCCGCGTCCGCCTCGCCCGGAATCCACTCGGCGTCCGCCAGCTCCTGGGCCCGCTCGCGGGTGTAGAGGCCGTGCTCCGTCACGAGCAGCGGGGTCCCCGTGCGCACCCGATGCGCCGCGCCCAGGAGGCCGGCATAGCCCGTCGAGATGCAATGCACCAGGTCGCAGTCGGGAAGCTCCGCCTGAAGCACGCGGAAGAGCGGCAGATGCGTCGCCCGCCAGGTCCAGAAGAAATCCGGAAATGAAATTCCCGCTCCCGCCGCTCGGCGGTAAAAGCCGCACAACATCGTCCACGCCTCCGGATCCCGGAGGAACCGCCCCGGTCCGCCCAGCGCCAGGACATCCCGCGACGGAAAATAGTTGCCCTTGCGGGCTTCCGCGTGAAAGCGCTCGAGAACCCGGTAGAGGCCGACCGGCGGAGGCTCCTCCCGAAGGTCCCCCTCGAGCAGATACACGTGGCGAAGCTCCCGCACGTTGGGCAGCTCCGTATAGCGCCGCGGGCCCGCGCTCCCCGGAGCCGGCCAGAGGGCCGTCACCGTGAACTCGATCTCCGGCAGAGCGGCCATGAGGTCGTGCGTCCACTTGCCGACTCCCCCGGTGACGTACGGATACGACCCCTCCGCCACAAGGCACACATGCGTCATGCCGCCCCCTCCCGCCATCGGTCGGCCCGTCCTGGATCCCGCTCCGCCAGCCGCGCCAGATCCTCCCGCAGGGCCGGACGGTTCCCCAGAAGGAACCACGCCTCCGCCCGCGCGCGCCGCGCCGCCTCATCGTCCGGCCGGCGCTCGAGGCGCCGCGAAAGCGCCTCGCAGGCCCCCGCCGGATCCCCCAGGGCACGAAGAGCGTCCGCCAGCTCGAGGAGCGCCGGCTCCTCGGGATCGGCGGACGCCGCCTCCCGGAATGCCGCCGCCGCCGCCCGCAGGTGCTGCCGCGCCGTGGCCGCATCCGCCGCCAGCTCCGCCAACTGCCGCAACGCCCTTCCCCGCTCCAGCGAACCCGCCGCCCGCGCCGCCTCCCGCAGAAGGCGCGCCTCCATCGCCACCCACAACCCGCGCGCGCGCACCCGCACATCCCGGTCGGACACCCGCAGCAGAACCCGCCGCAACGCCGGCCGAGCCAACCGCCGAAGCGTCCGCTCGATCCGCACGGGCCCCCCCGCCTCCAGCGTCTCCTCCCACGGCGTCACGTCCGTGCCCCGGTTCATGACCTCCGCCGGATCCGGAATCGTACGCCGGAAGGCCTCCGGGTCGCCCGGATCGAAAAGCTCCGCCGGATCCACCGGCCGCACGGATCTTCGGAAGAGCCCTTCGAAAAGAACCTCCAATGCCACCAGGAGCGGCCCCGCGACGGGCACGAGAAGCGCCGTCCACAGCTCCAACCGCCGGCCCGGCGCCCCCCCGCCGCGCACCCGCGCCGCCGCCGCCGCGGCGGCTGCCGCCGAAAGAACGTGAAGCACCACCAGCACCGCCGTCACGCCGCGGCCTCCCCCCGCCCCCCGGCGAGCGCCCGGCACTGCGCGTCGTCCGCGAAGACGAACGACAGCCGCAGCTCCGACCGCGACCACGTCCGGGCCACCGCCGTGTTGACGCGGTCCGCCAGGGAGATCACGTCGAGTCCTTCGTGCATGGGAAGGATCA
This region includes:
- the pelF gene encoding GT4 family glycosyltransferase PelF encodes the protein MTHVCLVAEGSYPYVTGGVGKWTHDLMAALPEIEFTVTALWPAPGSAGPRRYTELPNVRELRHVYLLEGDLREEPPPVGLYRVLERFHAEARKGNYFPSRDVLALGGPGRFLRDPEAWTMLCGFYRRAAGAGISFPDFFWTWRATHLPLFRVLQAELPDCDLVHCISTGYAGLLGAAHRVRTGTPLLVTEHGLYTRERAQELADAEWIPGEADAEARGVGNLFREWWNRMFQAMEGVTYEQADVLITLFEEYRRYQIERGAPPERTRVVPNGVDVRGFEEVARRRRPSDRFHVGLVGRVVPIKDIKTFLSACAIVAGRMPERPPRVSVIGPTAEDESYAAECRQMAEVLGLAGIVEFTGKVDARRYYEALDVSVLTSLSEGQPLAVLEAMACGIPVVATDVGSCRELLEGRTPEDRALGPAGLVTRVADPEDTARAILRLARDPELRRAMGEAGRRRVRAYYRLDQVREAYLELYRSLAEARRKGVTDGGR
- a CDS encoding CBS domain-containing protein, giving the protein MVQVREIMTGFVETVRVRATVKEAAGRMRAFGLGALPVVDGDLLVGIITDRDIAVRVIAAGRPAASTAVGEVMSQDVIACRPDQDLEVAARVMQVNQVRRLPVVDEEGKLVGLLSLSDVARAAPEDLVGRVLAGIVQPVHALHTFT
- a CDS encoding tetratricopeptide repeat protein, which translates into the protein MTAVLVVLHVLSAAAAAAAAARVRGGGAPGRRLELWTALLVPVAGPLLVALEVLFEGLFRRSVRPVDPAELFDPGDPEAFRRTIPDPAEVMNRGTDVTPWEETLEAGGPVRIERTLRRLARPALRRVLLRVSDRDVRVRARGLWVAMEARLLREAARAAGSLERGRALRQLAELAADAATARQHLRAAAAAFREAASADPEEPALLELADALRALGDPAGACEALSRRLERRPDDEAARRARAEAWFLLGNRPALREDLARLAERDPGRADRWREGAA
- the pelG gene encoding exopolysaccharide Pel transporter PelG, with the translated sequence MAGVSLALRRMLRSPFYGAQALGYVYAGVAMAGPWLLTSFFMVAVTWMDWGGRGEVERSIFQAIVLYGYGGSMILTGLFQLVVARHVSDELYLGRTGSVVPCAAGAAAVSLVLHLGAAAVFAALTRPPLLLAAAEAAFFGSVGQVWNAMIFLGTIRDYGTIVAAFAGGVGAGLGAAWGLAAPLGVPGLLFAFAIGHAVTAALLGARLRAEFPSSDGARFAFARTFMRYPMLMLIGVAYAGGVWVDKLILWAGPTAVRLPLGLTAFPLYDNAVFLAYLTIVPALALVFVRIEVSFHGAYRKFFGAIRHGADLDAIRGAHARIRGSLERGVRQVALLQGVLTGLVILVAPRLLEALRLDRVQYYVFRAACLGAYLQALVLALLLAGLHLALYRPALGMTLAYFVASALGTAATALLGLPYYGYGTVAAGLAALAVGYPWILRRVRDLDYRTFMLQPA